Below is a genomic region from Trichoderma asperellum chromosome 2, complete sequence.
CGCTATACATGTAGAACGGATCTGCTCTGATACCTACTAATTAATGTTCTACATTACGGTATACTCTTCCCCCTAGGGCGAGCCATAGAAagagttaaataaaagagttgCGGGTTACCCAGCAACGGCCCTAACAAAGTTATCTGATATTGGTATTATTTCGCCGAAGCTGGTTTTCGAGGCTGCGAGAAGACGGccgaaaaaaggagaagagaagctaaAGCGGGAATGGCcttggcaaaaaaaaaaaaaaaaagaggaaaaacaTCTGAGGCTATAaacagcttttttttatttcatttctaGGGACTTggtatatagtaaaattgaCGGCATATGCGCCTTTTGGCCTCCCTGGTAGCCAGACGATATTCTCCCCCGATTGCTCCACCTCTACCTTCCACTTCGTCCTCGTTAATTCTCCAATCTCGTCCCAGAGCCGCTGAAAACTCTCCTGGTTGTGGAGATAGGGTGAGGAATCATCCTTTTCAGGCTTATGAGTAGAAGTGACGCCGACGTGTCGGCCGTATATGAAAGCGTTGCGTATCTCGGGCTGTAGAAAGCCCACCAGTCGCTTTCCGATGtatagctgctgcttccagcTAAATagatggaagaagctgccagcATGAATGATGCTGATGTGGCCGTTGAGCTCATCTAGCCTCAGATCGTCGGGGTCCGTTATATCTCCAATGGTAAAACGGGCACCCAAACTGCTCCTGTCCTGGAAGAGGTCGTATCCTGACGATATCAACTGAGAGCTGGAGTCGAGCCCGAATAATCGTGATCCGTCAACGCCGTCATCTCGAAATTGCCTTAGCGCTTGGCCAAGCCCGCAACCTAGATCAAGTAGAGTATCTCGAGACTGAGATAATCTGAGCCGGAAAAGGGCCTGCTGGTAGCGAGAGTCGTTGGCGTCATTCAACGTCAAGAATTTCCATCGCCCAATAAAGGGCATTCTAGCATACGCCCATGCTGCCTCGCGCTGTGAGAACCCGCAAAATCAGCAAGTGAAGACCCGACCACCGTGAGCGCAAATAGCTTACAATCCTGATAAGATGAGAGTCGATTTCCTCGGAGGGAATCCTGCTGTATCGGACGAGTAAATCGCGGATTGGAGTGATGTTATCCGGGAGGCCAGGCATGAAGGCCCATTTTTGTAGCTCTAGGATGTCCATGCAATGAGATGGCGGCGACGTCCAAGGGAAGAAGCAGGGTGAGAAAGCTATCACTGGATGCGAGATTGATCGGATCACCGGAGTGCAGAGATGCAGATAACTATCTTCATGGCCTGGACGCGCAGCGCGCGGGATTCCATCAAGCAGGATTTCAATAAAGGCCCTCCATGGTGACGGATCAGCTTTTAGTGCACTCCTGAATGCAGGTGTCAGTCGATGTTTGGAAATGGCATCGATGCAAGGGCATCGCAGGCATGACGGTCAAGGTTGATGAGCTGGTAAAGGAGGCTTGAAACGCATCCGAGGTACTACTAATACCCCATTGACCCCGGCCCAGAGGAAGCAGGGCGCGAGGGATGCTCTAAAAAAAGCCGGCGATGTTGCTACGCCGATAGCGGTAGAGGTTGACTGCCTAATTTTGTCTTCCCGCGCGGATAGGAGCTGTATCAAGATTAAATGGCTGCTGACTCAGAGCGCAATGCCGACTGGCCGACTATCTGCCGAAGCGCTATGCTTATCAGCCAATTTGCTTATGGTATGCCATTTCCACGCCTGGTCGCTCCGTCTCCACAATGCCGCAATGCCGCAATACCGCACAGACAAGCCAAGATGCAATGAGTGGCTGACTCATCCTTCAAAAGCAGCGCTGcgggaaaaaagaggggcTGCGGTTGAGCCGAGCATTTTCCGCCTGGTTTCGGAGAAAattcttttccctcctccttctctacTCGAAAGAGCGAAGAGCACACCAACATCCCGTCGCCTATTCCCACGCGGCGACGAGTTATTCCTTTCCGTTCAAACGGCCCAGTTTCGCAATTACCATCCTCCGTATTCCAATGCGATAGAGTGTAAGTCAGCCGTGCAGCTCGCCATCAAGCCAGGCACCAGACCAGCAACAAAAGACTTTCTATATGGACACGCTGTCGAGTGACAAGCTGACAATGGCTTCAGTATCCGTGTTGCATCGGCGCCAGATCGCCTCCAACAGTCGCGTAACCGCCGCGTCTGGCTTTTCGGCCACAGCTTTGCGTAGTTTGCCTCAGAGCACAGAGTGCCAGCACTTCTGCCTATCCCTTGCCTGAGACTGTCCTAGGTCTTCATTAACGATTCTCATTGGCCTCTTCCTTGGCAGCCATGAGCCCAGGCCGTGAGGGTGAATCGGAAGAAGCCACTAATATGTCGTACCCATCCCCGGGTGCCGAGGCCCTTGATGCAGGCCCATTCTATCATACAAGCACTCGCGATGAAGCGCATGAGCATCATGATCATGAGGAGCACCAGCCGCCGCATGATCAGCATGACCCCAACCAGGTCCACGCACCAGAGCAGGACCATGGCCAGGTGCCTACACATGAGCCATCTTCTCCCCAGCATCACATCGCAAGACCCCCCAACCTGGAAGAGCTTCAATTGGCGGCTCAGCTTGGGCAGGGCTTGGCTGGAACAGCTCTAATTCCGGCCACCGACCCCAATATGAACGTGGAGGATCCCAGCATGCGTAACATTATGCCACCTGAGCCGGACCAGCATCAAACACCATCGTACGTCCATGAGGCACCCACATCTGATCATATGGTCACGCATACCATACCCGTTCCCGTGGgaccgccgctgccgccgcagtATTCCATGGGAGATGGTATCCCTCCGCGAAAACGATCAAAGGTGTCTCGTGCTTGTGATGAATGTCGACGAAAGAAGATTAAATGCGATGCTCAGTCAGATACCGGCGAGAGTCCCTGCTCTAGCTGTGCTCGGTCTTCCATGCGATGTCTGTTTAGCCGCGTTCCCCAGAAGCGTGGCCCCAGCAAGGGGTATGTCTTTTATCTCTCTTCTCgttctctctcccctctccctATGGCGGGCATAGTATCTTGTGTTATGCTAATGCAAGATATAGATATATCAAGGAACTAGCGGACAGAATACATAGCATCGAGAACAAGCTGGAGTCTGAGGGTAGCCTTACCCAAGACGAAATTGACCGACTTCTAACGCCAGGGAGCCATCGCGCTTACAACGGCTTAGTCCCTGCTGAGGAAGCAGGTCGGAAGAGAGCATTTTCGAGCATATCGGCGAGTGACTTTAACGCAGCTGCTCCGCGTCAAGCACCATGGGGCCCAGAGCCACGGCCAATACTCCCGGCGCCCGCATCTTCGGACACCTTTGCAGGAGCAGGGTATGCCAACAATTCGCTTGCCCCTcagcctgctgctgtcaAGGCGGAAGCAGCTCCCCAAAAGCCACCCGTTGCGTCCATGGACTCGCAGATAGTAGACACAGAAGAAGTGCCAGAGGTTGATGAAGATTCTTTGCATGAGTAAGCGCCATCCCATCTCTCCAATGCTTCATAGAGCCAGAGCTAACGGGTTATAATAGCTATCTCGCCCATGTTCAAGCCATATATCCCATACTGCCAACTGGAAAAGCAAGGATCCAGTCTTTGCTGTCACAGTGCCCCTCGTCTGTAAGGACAGCATTTATCACAGCACTTCAAGCGATAGGCCAATCATCAGGGGACACGCAAACTGCGAGCTCCCTTCTTCACGAGTGGGAGAGTAGTGAGGCGCCACACTCGCGCGCCACCGATATTGTCCATGCCCAAACACTTCTCCTCTTGATAATCGATGCGGACTGGCGGTCTTCGTCGCAGCTACCATTTCTTCTGGCAAGGGCAGTAGCGCTCGCCAACACAATGAAGTTGTGGAAATTTACGCCAATCGAGTCGGCTTCAGAGTCGGATTCAGATGACCAGCTGTGTGTGCGGATTTGGTGGTCTCTTGTACTTATGGATCGCTGGCATGCGGCTGGAACCGGAAAGCCATCGCAGATCCCCGATAGCAGCGTCGTGGCACCGGCTGGACTGGAGAACACCGTGGGTGAGGTGTGCTATTACTTGATTCGTAagtctattactttattcttatatCAAGAGATATTGCTTCTTGTTGCTAATGACAATCTCATTAGGTCTATCAAAATTATTGAATCGGATTGCATTCGTTATTTCTACAATGCAGCCGGGAACATCTACCGCTGAACCAGCCATGGCCGCTATTCTGGTGGATTACATTGAGAATTATCGAGAAGATCTTCCAGGTCACATCGAGGCTGTATCATATCCTCTAGTACATCTTGCGTATTGGCACTGCAAGCTACTAGTGACACTTTTAACGCCTGGAGCTACACCAACGGAAACACTGTGGCCAACCTCTGAGCTCGCCACTTTACTGCTGGCAAACGCTCATCTTAGAAGCCCTTTCACCAATCACTTTGTGTCTCTAGTTACTATGTCGCTGGCCAGACTCGCCAAGATGGACAGCTCTCGCGAAGGCGCTACTAGACTCATGAAGGAGATCCTGGAAAAGCCTACTGGAGGCCACTGGGATAGTGTAAGAGAAAAGTTGACAGAGCAGCTGCGGCCAACATCATCAGTGGAAGCTACTGCAAGCCAGGGCTTACAGCACCTGGCAGATTTGGCGACAGCACATGAAGGCATTGCGCCTGGATCAGATGATATCGCATTTGGTCACACGTTGGCATCGGGCTATCTAGACGTCGCTTaaagagaaacagaagaTTCCCATTCCTTCTGGCCAGATTTCAGCCTGAGCCAATCTGACACCATTTTTGTGGAGGTTACCAGCCAGATTTCGAATGTATAAAACGAATGGCTGGTTTTTACTATTCCtactctccttcttccccttatttcttccttttctcttcatcttttcgTGTGTACTACAGGCGGTGCTCTAGCACTGGGTCTAAAAAAAGCGTGGGACTGGCGATAATGGGCGATGATGGCTTTGgatcgatgatgatgccacgGCTTTACGGTGGCTTATGATATTGTTACAAGGAAGACAGAGGCTAAAAGTTGTCTGCGTATATGTTGTACTAGGCAGATTAATAGCAGTGTAatgaaaggcaaaaaaagaggagagaggtgTAGCATTAGCATCCCCTTGCGTGTCAGATACATGATTCCCCATAGGCAGGAATAGTTCGATCGGTGAGGCTGAGATGGCCCATGGGGCGGGAAGGACATGGTCGTGGATCCCTTCCTACACTACTGTAGTATAgttggctgagctgagctgagccaCCGTCATGGCCCTGGCCTTGGTACGGCACGGCAGTTTCATTTGATGCAGCGTCTGATACGCACGCTGCCTGTTTGACTTAAAACAAGCCACGGCCATGTGCGGTAGTGAAGCAGCCCCAGGCGTCGTAATCAAAAGTCAGCTCGGTTGAACATTCACTCCATCCCCCTTCCGCGGGGATATGCATTCCACCACCCTTACTTAGTAACTGCTGAAGCTTCGTCCTGCTCAACAGTTTTTACATGTAAGCTATCTATCGTGTAAGCCACTAAGCTCTAATCCTTTACGACGACCGACCACGTAAACGCTCTTCTATATCTAACGCCTAGCGATGTAGATAGTTTCCTCCTAGAGGCGAAAAAAATCGGATGTCACCTAGGCCCCCCTAGCTTCTGGCTACAATCTACCTAGGAGGCTTTTCGTCTATTCCCACCTTTTTTCCCCTACCCACGCCAAGATCAGCCACTTGGCATGTCACGTCTCGAACGAGACTGGTCGCTTTGTGTTGAGAGCCTCTAAGGCGGGTTTTGTTTGTCCCACCCTAGCCCTCAGCGCCTACATGGAAGGGAGACGAAAACGAAACGCCCACTGTCTCTctgtgtctctctctctctgcgccTCTTCTCGCCCGTTTCTTCACTCTTTTAAAGAGGAAATATATTGCAAGGGCTGAGAATACTCTCCCCTAGAATATCATCTaaaaattggaaaaaaaaaaaataatgattATTAGGTATTTATTTTCACGGACCAGAGACCGTCTATATCAAACCATTGCCGCGTTTCAActcccctcttctctccataaccaaaaaaaaaaaaaaatctccacACAATTCCGGCTATTCTCTACCGTAGAGcgttctcctcctccttgtttCAAGGCTCCAAAACAATCTTTTGTGGAAACTGCACAGTACAACACTGCCAGATGCAACAGAGGCAGAACAACCGCCTACTTGTAGTTTTATCCACTTGAACGGCCTAGTTTCGCTGTCCGTCCAAGTTACTATTTCTTAGCAAGGCCAAGCCGTTCCTTGTCCCCTTAGTAGCCGTTCCGGTTTCTCCCCGATAGTAGTATACCTTATTCTTTCTATACCCGCATAGCGAGTGGGCTTCCACATACAAATCTCCTCTTATGTAATCTTTCTGCTAAATTGGTTGGTTTCCCATTCAATTTAGTCTTTCACACGGAGTACTTCGTTCCTGAAGCCGATTGCTTCTCTTCATCGCAGTACCTGAACTACCGGTAGCTTAGAAAACCGTTAGTGGgaaaaaagccaagaaaccacacaaaagaaatacacagaaaaaaaaaaaaaaacttatccTTCAAggccccccctcccccattTTTTGAAACGCTCGTCAATGTAGGTAGATTCCTCGGAGTTGGATGCAGACGCCTTTGGCACTGACTGGAAATGGACCCAAGCGCTCCTCTTTGGTTGCTGACACGGTTGATTCTTCTGTCTCTCGGCCCTCTCTCGGTCAAGGCGATCGGCATTTGCGCAGGTGTCAGTCGAAGCTTTGAGCGTTAGGAGCCCCAGCCAAATGGCCGAGCAGGCTGGCGAGTTTCAATTGTTTCCTTGCACTGTTTGTTGGACTAGACGGAAAATGCGCCGTTCATAGATCAAAGCCTCCCATTTCTATTGTTGTGCAGGTCTATACTAAGctaaaaagacaaaaaccatcaccaaagagagagagagtaagCAGCTCAAGCAGATCCTCTCAGTAAAATAACAAAAAATGTCTATCTGTTCCAGAAACTGTTATATACTTGTATGTGCAGCGACTCTGAACATCACTCCACACAAACATTGCGGATTGTATcaaaaaaatagagaaagcaaaaagccaTCATCATGTCCTCGTAAAGCCAAGCAGACCCATTGGGTCCGCTTCAGCAGTGAGAAAAAGACCCGATAAAAAACAGGTAACGAAAGCATCGAGACCTCCACCCAACAACGCAGATCCAGCGTCATgatggaaaggaaaaagccCAGCGACGCACCGACAAAAACCCCAGACACCGAAGCCTTGTCCCACCTCCATTGCCCACGTTTCCACCCCTCCCAAGTTGCCCCTGGTTCCCTCCACCCCACAAATTGTAACCCGTGCCCCATTATATGAAATCTAgagacgaggaaaaaaaaaggttcccGCTTGTTACCCAAGCCGCAAGGGCCGGGTGATTCAagcggcaaaaaaagaagaaatcgaGAGGCTGACTCTCCAAGTTGAACAATAGGCCATTTCGAAGCAGCCTAAGCCAAGCCAGCCATCTCGATTCTGAAAAagaagcgaagaaaaaaggaagttTGATGCTCGCGAAAGTGTCGCTCAAAGATAGCCGACCGAAATAAATCAGGTACGCCCTCCAGACCACCCaaaggccctttttttcgTTGTATAAAGCGATTTCCAACGCCTTTGTCGTTACGCGTTCAAGATGCCAACCACACCATGGGGGTATTCTGTACGccaaggtaaaaaaaaaaaaaaaaaaaaagtaaaaaaagcgtaaatgaaaatgatggaataacccaaaaaaaaagaagaaacaatcACATTTCCCAGTAGCCGGCCAAGGAGCCGGCTCCAAGAGTGTCCGAGTTGTCGTCGACAGTTGCGACAGTGCCGCTGTAGTTCGGGATGTAGAAAGCGGGGTCGTCCTCGACCGTGGAGAAGTCGCCAGTCAGAGCCTGGTTGTCAGCCTTGTCAAAAAGGCTGTAGTCAATGCTGGTCAAGTCGACGTTTGCCTGTCGCAGGTAGCTGCCGCTGGTAGAGAATCCGTCGTATTCGCCCTCGCCACCAGGCATAAAGTCTTCCACCTCGGAGACGTCGCCGGATGTGGATGTTGTGCCGGCAAGTGTGGGCAGATTCTCAGAGCCGCTGCCGAAATCGAAGTGGCCGGTAAATTGTGTGCCGGCCTGGCTGTAGCTGGAGGGGGTGAAGGTGTCACCGTTGGCTTCCCTCAAATCGTAGTGGCTCCAGTCGACTGACTGTGCTAGGCTGGCGCTGAGGATAGGCGCATCGGCGTCCGGAAGCCCGCTGGAGAAGAGATCGAAGCCCGGAGCGCTAACGTATGTTGCGTAGTTTGAAATGCCCGACAGATCCAAGGGGGGCAAGTTGCTGTTTAGCTGCGTAAAGCTGGATGAAGATAGCAAGGGAGATGCCGCTTCCGACTTGACCTGGCGCTGCTCGCGGGTAAGAAAGCTGTGTTGCACTGCTGCGTGACCCTCGCCGTGGGCTTGGTACAGCAGGCTGTCGGTGCTGGTTCCAAGGCTGCCGGCACTGGCGGCTGAGTTGACCCTGTTCAGCTGATACGGCCCGCACTTCTGGGAGGCACGGTTGTGCTTGGCCGGCTTGTGGTGGCCGTGTTGGTCAAAGGTCATGCCCATGTCGGACGAGTGAATCGTATTGGCCCGTCGCCTCCTGGGGAcagggcgaggaggaagggTGGCGGCCTTTTGCATCTCGCCATCAGAGTCGGACTCTGGAACAGTGTCCAGTGGCACATCAGTCTTCCCGGCACAGGTGCATCGTCCACCAtggttgcagcagcaggtctcTGGGCGACACGACAACGGTTTAGAAGTGAGACCTTGGTAACTGTTTGGCTCGTATTCTGTAGACTCACCAACATGGCCCTCGGCGGGTGGTTGCAGGTGGATGCACTTGCTCGTCTTCTCGCCGCAGTCGCACTTTA
It encodes:
- a CDS encoding uncharacterized protein (EggNog:ENOG41); its protein translation is MRKSRSAHIKCDCGEKTSKCIHLQPPAEGHVGESTEYEPNSYQGLTSKPLSCRPETCCCNHGGRCTCAGKTDVPLDTVPESDSDGEMQKAATLPPRPVPRRRRANTIHSSDMGMTFDQHGHHKPAKHNRASQKCGPYQLNRVNSAASAGSLGTSTDSLLYQAHGEGHAAVQHSFLTREQRQVKSEAASPLLSSSSFTQLNSNLPPLDLSGISNYATYVSAPGFDLFSSGLPDADAPILSASLAQSVDWSHYDLREANGDTFTPSSYSQAGTQFTGHFDFGSGSENLPTLAGTTSTSGDVSEVEDFMPGGEGEYDGFSTSGSYLRQANVDLTSIDYSLFDKADNQALTGDFSTVEDDPAFYIPNYSGTVATVDDNSDTLGAGSLAGYWEM
- a CDS encoding uncharacterized protein (EggNog:ENOG41) — its product is MDILELQKWAFMPGLPDNITPIRDLLVRYSRIPSEEIDSHLIRIREAAWAYARMPFIGRWKFLTLNDANDSRYQQALFRLRLSQSRDTLLDLGCGLGQALRQFRDDGVDGSRLFGLDSSSQLISSGYDLFQDRSSLGARFTIGDITDPDDLRLDELNGHISIIHAGSFFHLFSWKQQLYIGKRLVGFLQPEIRNAFIYGRHVGVTSTHKPEKDDSSPYLHNQESFQRLWDEIGELTRTKWKVEVEQSGENIVWLPGRPKGAYAVNFTIYQVPRNEIKKSCL
- a CDS encoding uncharacterized protein (EggNog:ENOG41), translated to MPFIGRWKFLTLNDANDSRYQQALFRLRLSQSRDTLLDLGCGLGQALRQFRDDGVDGSRLFGLDSSSQLISSGYDLFQDRSSLGARFTIGDITDPDDLRLDELNGHISIIHAGSFFHLFSWKQQLYIGKRLVGFLQPEIRNAFIYGRHVGVTSTHKPEKDDSSPYLHNQESFQRLWDEIGELTRTKWKVEVEQSGENIVWLPGRPKGAYAVNFTIYQVPRNEIKKSCL